A single window of Anaerocolumna chitinilytica DNA harbors:
- a CDS encoding Cfr family 23S rRNA (adenine(2503)-C(8))-methyltransferase, producing the protein MNYSKYERMKQLIADMKLPDYRYEQIIKAIFLQHISTFERMSTLPIKLKETLIDTFGPSVCCTVPAACQTSGQADKILFLLPDGNCVETVNLHYKKGWESFCISSQCGCGFNCQFCATGTLGQKRNMTADEITDQLLYFYLNGHKLNSISFMGMGEPLANPNLFDALNILTDSSLFGLSQRRITISTIGIIPGIRRLTNEFPQINLAFSLHSPFEKQRSELMPVNRSFPLHEVMDALDNHIQHTGRRLFLAYIMLNGVNDSPDHAKALLNLLQNRGPWTHLYHVDLIPYNATDKTSRTFTSSDKGTMKRFRDILHGNGISVATRTQFGSDISAACGQLHGVEKDCIAAVESFHKKNEV; encoded by the coding sequence ATGAATTACTCAAAATATGAAAGAATGAAGCAGCTTATAGCAGACATGAAATTACCGGATTATCGCTATGAGCAAATTATTAAAGCAATCTTTTTACAGCACATTTCAACTTTTGAAAGGATGAGCACACTGCCTATAAAGTTGAAAGAAACTTTGATAGATACCTTCGGGCCATCTGTCTGTTGTACTGTACCTGCCGCGTGCCAAACTTCAGGACAAGCAGACAAAATATTATTTTTGCTGCCAGATGGCAACTGTGTGGAAACCGTAAACCTACATTACAAAAAGGGGTGGGAATCTTTTTGCATCTCATCTCAATGCGGCTGCGGCTTTAACTGCCAATTTTGTGCAACGGGAACTCTTGGTCAAAAACGCAATATGACTGCCGATGAAATTACAGACCAACTCCTTTATTTCTATCTAAACGGTCATAAACTAAACAGTATTTCTTTTATGGGAATGGGTGAACCATTGGCCAATCCAAACCTGTTTGACGCCTTGAATATTTTGACAGATTCGTCTTTGTTTGGTTTAAGCCAACGGCGTATCACCATATCGACTATTGGAATCATACCAGGCATCAGACGGCTGACAAATGAGTTCCCTCAAATTAATTTGGCCTTTTCACTGCACTCACCTTTTGAAAAACAGCGAAGCGAGTTGATGCCTGTGAATCGTTCATTTCCACTACATGAGGTAATGGATGCATTGGATAATCATATACAGCATACCGGGCGGCGATTGTTTCTTGCCTATATCATGCTAAATGGAGTAAACGATTCGCCGGATCATGCTAAAGCATTGTTAAACCTTTTACAGAACCGTGGACCCTGGACGCATTTATATCACGTTGATCTAATTCCATATAACGCAACAGATAAAACTTCACGAACATTCACCTCATCTGACAAAGGTACTATGAAAAGATTCCGTGATATTCTGCATGGAAATGGTATTAGTGTAGCTACAAGAACACAATTCGGTTCTGATATCAGTGCTGCATGTGGACAGCTCCATGGTGTTGAAAAGGATTGTATAGCAGCTGTTGAATCATTTCATAAGAAAAATGAGGTATAA